One genomic region from Diabrotica undecimpunctata isolate CICGRU chromosome 9, icDiaUnde3, whole genome shotgun sequence encodes:
- the LOC140449450 gene encoding uncharacterized protein: MDLKSYIILFSILVLCVNKSTAFLKCYACSATEDDADTHCLDDPGSKDTDILECDKKYCYVVRQDYKDPRNKLQSITRTCLDKPTYSNKIIEDATHRTYYRACKSDLCNGGNGHTDESTGEEGAFGDKGTIYVPGTGSNNSGKVKVFLSVNVVLLVVLCFIR, from the exons ATGGATCTAAAGTCGTACAttattttgtttagtatattaGTGTTGTGTGTTAACAAATCCACAG CTTTTCTGAAATGTTATGCGTGTTCTGCGACTGAGGACGATGCAGATACACACTGTTTAGATGATCCTGGATCAAAAGACACAGATATACTAGAATGCGACAAAAAATACTGCTATGTAGTGAGACAGGACTACAAG GATCCTAGAAACAAGCTCCAATCGATAACAAGAACTTGCCTCGACAAACCAACGTACTCAAATAAAATCATTGAAGATGCTACTCATAGAACCTACTATAGGGCTTGTAAGTCCGATTTGTGCAACGGCGGTAATGGCCATACTGATGAAAGCACCGGAGAAGAGGGAGCATTCGGAGATAAAGGAACTATTTACGTTCCGGGAACTGGTTCAAATAATTCCGGCAAAGTTAAAGTATTTTTAAGTGTTAACGTTGTATTGTTGGTCGTGCTGTGTTTTATAAGATAA
- the Rrp42 gene encoding exosome complex component RRP42, whose protein sequence is MSLCEAEKTFVLHGVEENFRVDGREREDYRPMELETDIISHAFGSARLRLANTDVLVAVKIEVDVPFPETPNLGKLEFFVDCSANATPDFEGRGGEDLAIAISNTLSSAYSSPLAFDLRKLCILNGRKCWKIYVDILILECGGNLFDAVSLAVKAALWNTQVPLVKNVNIDGNNVEINVSDELYDCKRLDVQNAPIMVTVCKIGEKCIVDPNAAEEQCSVGSVVVAVSGDKFSTVYQTGTGSLHPSTLIESLKLGLSVAQRLDEALWRTLEEVKPDQDIGFLK, encoded by the exons ATGTCTCTCTGCGAGGCTGAAAAAACATTCGTGCTACACGGAGTAGAG GAAAATTTTAGAGTAGATGGTAGAGAGCGGGAGGATTATAGGCCCATGGAATTAGAAACTGACATTATATCTCACGCATTTGGTTCGGCAAGGCTTAGGCTGGCAAATACTGACGTTCTAGTAGCTGTTAAGATTGAAGTTGATGTACCTTTTCCGGAGACACCTAATTTAGGAAAGTTGGAATTCTTTGTTGATTG TTCAGCAAATGCTACACCAGATTTTGAAGGCAGAGGTGGCGAAGATCTTGCTATAGCTATTTCAAATACTTTAAGCTCCGCATACTCTTCTCCATTGGCATTTGATTTGAGGAAACTGTGCATTTTGAATGGACGAAAGTGCTGGAAGATATATGTTGATATTTTG attttgGAATGTGGAGGTAACTTGTTTGATGCTGTTTCACTAGCAGTCAAGGCCGCACTTTGGAACACACAAGTTCCCCttgttaaaaatgttaatattgaTGGTAATAATGTAGAAATTAATGTCTCAGATGAACTGTATGACTGCAAAAGACTGGATGTCCAAAATGCACCTATTATG GTGACAGTTTGTAAGATAGGAGAAAAGTGTATAGTGGACCCTAACGCAGCTGAAGAGCAATGTTCGGTTGGTTCAGTGGTAGTAGCTGTTTCTGGCGATAAATTTAGCACAGTTTATCAAACTGGAACAGGATCTTTGCATCCCTCAACACTAATTGAAAGTTTGAAGTTAGGCTTGAGTGTAGCACAAAGATTGGATGAAGCTTTATGGAGGACTTTAGAAGAAGTCAAGCCAGATCAGGATATTGGATTTCTTAAATAA
- the Parp1 gene encoding poly [ADP-ribose] polymerase, protein MSKTDLPYLAEYAKSGRASCKGCRSPIGQGTLRLAVMVQSAHFDGKQPNWFHFECFFKKQRPKTVDDIEHYESLRVEDQDKIKGRVGLSSVTIVPDKKGKKRAGDKIDAKLKKEALKDFRIEYAKSGRAACRGCEQKILKDEVRIAKKDFETEVGKKYGGQDLWHHVTCFAQVRSDLGYFESGDKLPGFKGLKKEDQNTVIKAIVPIKQEDVPEVKKIKVEDEVDAPPKEEDVEYRKQNKLMYKYRDALSQYEGSEFNKLTTLLLEHNGQEHCKGREKTLDHLADIMTFGALVPCDTCKGQFVYTSAGYVCKGDLTEWTKCNKTVMEPKRKPFKIPDDLKHYTFLKSYKYKPRNRIIKVKVPTNGVKKEKEEENAEPRVKRDLPPLYEMKFVIIGNSGKSKEAIKKEVSSLGGKVVTKIDKTVMAIITTEEEVEKLGSRMREAESEGIHAVSEDFLKEAKDNSGKIPDLIIKKSICSWGTDPTVRLPQPASTSSKSKSQSIYTKSVPKSVKLKLKGGTAVDPDSELENVAHVYQSGNDKYTAILGLTDIQSGKNSYYKLQLLEADGKSNYWVFRSWGRIGTTIGNTKLQKMDSLYHAKHVFEEVYEEKSGNAWGRRHNFKKIPGRMYPIEMDYGEEEAQKLDIVESESKLHPRVQDLIKIMFDVNTMQKLMLEFELDTEKMPLGKLSKAQIQKAFGVLNELQTLINEKAENSRFIDASNRFYTFIPHSFGVDDPPVLKDPEVIKQKIEMLDSLLELEIAYNLMKTSGSEHTVDSYYKQLNTEIDVLEKTSEEFQIIQEYVKNTHAATHNTYDLVIDEVYTVKRQGEEKRHKPFRKLPNRKLLWHGSRVTNFAGILSQGLRIAPPEAPVTGYMFGKGIYFADMVSKSANYCCTNVNSPLGLMLLCDVALGNMHERLQADYIEKLPKGKHSCKGVGMTHPDPSVVKKIGDIEVPVGKGVSSDAKSSLLYNEYIVYDVAQVNIKYLLKMHFEYKF, encoded by the exons ATGAGCAAAACTGACCTACCGTATCTGGCAGAATATGCCAAAAGTGGTCGTGCCAGCTGCAAAGGCTGTAGGTCCCCGATAGGACAAGGAACATTGCGTCTTGCTGTTATGGTCCAG TCTGCACATTTCGATGGAAAACAACCCAATTGGTTCCActtcgaatgctttttcaaaaaaCAAAGACCAAAGACTGTAGATGACATCGAACACTATGAATCTTTGAGAGTCGAGGACCAGGACAAAATAAAGGGCAGAGTTGGACTGTCGAGTGTTACAATAGTACCAGACAAAAAAGGGAAAAAACGAGCTGGAGATAAAATCGATGCTAAATTGAAAAAAGAAGCTCTGAAAGATTTCAGAATTGAGTATGCCAAGTCTGGAAGGGCTGCTTGTAGAGGATGCGAACAGAAGATTTTAAAGGATGAG gtCCGTATCGCCAAAAAAGATTTTGAAACGGAAGTAGGTAAAAAATATGGAGGACAAGATCTCTGGCATCACGTTACTTGTTTTGCTCAAGTTAGATCTGACTTAGGATACTTCGAATCAGGAGATAAGCTTCCTGGTTTTAAAGGGTTGAAGAAAGAGGACCAGAATACTGTGATTAAGGCGATAGT TCCTATTAAACAAGAAGATGTCCCCGAAGTGAAAAAAATCAAGGTCGAAGACGAAGTGGACGCTCCTCCCAAGGAAGAAGATGTGGAGTACCGAAAGCAGAATAAATTAATGTATAAATACCGGGATGCTCTTAGCCAGTACGAAGGAAGCGAATTCAACAAACTCACGACGCTTTTGTTGGAACACAATGGCCAAGAGCATTGTAAAGGCAGAGAAAAG ACATTGGACCACTTGGCGGACATCATGACGTTCGGAGCTCTCGTTCCATGCGACACGTGCAAAGGCCAATTTGTGTATACGAGCGCAGGCTATGTGTGTAAAGGGGATCTTACGGAGTGGACAAAATGTAACAAGACAGTGATGGAGCCTAAACGGAAGCCTTTCAAGATACCCGACGACTTGAAACACTATACGTTCTTGAAATCGTACAAATATAAACCGAGGAATAGAATTATCAAAGTAAAAGTTCCTACTAACGGTGTTAAGAAAGAGAAAGAGGAGGAAAATGCTGA GCCACGCGTTAAAAGAGATCTTCCACCTCTATACGAAATGAAATTTGTCATTATTGGAAATTCTGGTAAAAGTAAAGAAGCCATTAAGAAAGAAGTATCATCTTTGGGAGGAAAAGTCGTCACCAAAATAGACAAAACCGTCATGGCTATCATTACGACGGAAGAGGAAGTGGAAAAGTTAGGCAGCAGAATGCGCGAAGCGGAAAGCGAAGGAATCCACGCAGTTTCAGAGGATTTCTTGAAAGAGGCCAAAGACAATTCCGGAAAAATCCCAGATCTGATCATCAAGAAGAGCATTTGTAGTTGGGGAACTGAT CCTACAGTACGCTTGCCGCAGCCAGCATCCACCAGCTCCAAGTCGAAATCACAAAGCATTTACACCAAATCGGTACCAAAATCCGTCAAGTTGAAACTTAAAGGAGGAACTGCAGTGGATCCAGACTCCGAGCTCGAAAATGTAGCCCATGTTTACCAAAGTGGCAACGACAAATATACCGCTATTTTAGGTTTGACTGATATTCAGTCTGGGAAAAACAGTTATTATAAATTGCAGTTGCTGGAAGCTGACGGGAAAAGCAATTATTGGGTGTTTAGATCTTGGGGAAGAATTGGAACCACAATTGGAA atacaaaacttcaaaagatgGATTCTTTGTACCACGCCAAACATGTCTTCGAAGAGGTGTACGAAGAGAAATCTGGAAATGCGTGGGGAAGGAGACATAACTTCAAAAAAATTCCCGGAAGAATGTATCCAATTGAGATGGACTACGGAGAGGAGGAAGCTCAAAAATTGGATATCGTCGAGTCCGAATCGAAGTTACATCCCCGCGTACAAGATCTGATTAAAATTATGTTCGATGTGAACACTATGCAGAAACTTATGTTGGAATTCGAATTGGATACAGAAAAGATGCCTTTGG GTAAATTGAGTAAAGCACAGATTCAAAAAGCTTTTGGAGTTTTGAACGAATTGCAAACTCTTATAAACGAAAAAGCAGAAAATTCCAGATTTATAGATGCCTCGAACAGATTTTATACTTTCATACCGCACTCCTTCGGCGTCGACGATCCACCAGTCTTGAAAGATCCCGAAGTTATCAAG CAAAAAATCGAAATGTTGGACAGCTTGCTGGAACTGGAAATCGCTTACAACCTGATGAAAACATCAGGTTCAGAACATACCGTCGACAGCTACTACAAGCAGCTCAATACAGAGATCGATGTCTTGGAGAAAACAAGCGAGGAATTCCAAATTATTCAAGAGTACGTCAAGAATACTCATGCAGCTACCCATAATACTTATGATTTGGTTATCGATGAGGTGTATACTGTCAAACGCCAAG GAGAAGAAAAGCGCCACAAACCGTTCCGCAAGCTTCCGAACAGAAAATTGCTGTGGCACGGTTCCAGAGTTACCAACTTCGCCGGTATTCTATCTCAAGGTCTTCGCATCGCTCCACCGGAAGCGCCCGTGACCGGTTACATGTTCGGCAAAGGTATCTACTTCGCCGATATGGTCTCCAAGTCGGCCAATTATTGTTGCACCAACGTCAACAGTCCGTTGGGTTTGATGCTGCTCTGCGATGTAGCTCTAGGAAAT ATGCATGAAAGACTGCAAGCCGATTACATTGAAAAGTTGCCGAAAGGAAAGCACAGTTGCAAGGGTGTGGGAATGACACATCCGGATCCTTCAGTGGTGAAGAAGATCGGTGATATTGAAGTGCCTGTTGGAAAAGGAGTTTCGAGCGATGCCAAATCTAGTTTGTTGTATAACGA